The Streptomyces sp. NBC_01353 genome contains a region encoding:
- a CDS encoding TauD/TfdA family dioxygenase, with amino-acid sequence MTDDRSDRTGAVDFVEGRVATAPVDPEPFLLKIEAAEPGLRLDRWISANHARLTDELEGHGALLFRGFALDSPEDFGAAARAFSPELLDYLERAAPRTEIADKVFTSTELSEDQWIAFHHEMSYSHNWPGRLYFYGDRPSKTGGATPVASERAVYAKIPAELRERFRRHGVSYVRNYSPDLDIPWQVVFQTEDRAEVEAYCRDSRTEFEWIGRDGLRTRAVRQAVSRHPSTGETVWFNHAHLWHISTLPAEVAEYLLDEYGPEGVPRNAFYGDGSPIEDDAVELIGELYKEAAVSLPWERGDVLVVDNFLATHAREPFHGDRRILVAMSDLHVNQDIR; translated from the coding sequence ATGACCGACGACCGCAGCGACCGGACCGGCGCCGTCGACTTCGTCGAGGGCCGTGTGGCCACCGCCCCCGTGGACCCCGAGCCCTTCCTCCTCAAGATCGAGGCGGCCGAGCCCGGTCTGCGCCTGGACCGCTGGATCTCCGCCAACCACGCCAGGCTGACCGACGAGCTGGAAGGCCACGGCGCCCTCCTCTTCCGCGGCTTCGCGCTGGACAGCCCGGAGGACTTCGGCGCCGCGGCCCGCGCGTTCTCGCCCGAGCTGCTCGACTACCTGGAGCGGGCGGCGCCCCGCACCGAGATCGCCGACAAGGTCTTCACCTCGACCGAACTCAGCGAGGACCAGTGGATCGCCTTCCACCACGAGATGTCGTACTCGCACAACTGGCCCGGCCGGCTGTACTTCTACGGCGACCGGCCCTCGAAGACGGGCGGTGCCACCCCCGTCGCCAGTGAACGCGCCGTCTACGCGAAGATCCCCGCCGAGCTGCGCGAGCGGTTCCGACGCCACGGCGTCAGCTACGTGCGCAACTACAGTCCCGACCTCGACATCCCCTGGCAGGTCGTCTTCCAGACCGAGGACCGGGCCGAGGTCGAGGCGTACTGCCGTGACTCGCGTACCGAGTTCGAGTGGATCGGCCGCGACGGACTGCGCACCCGGGCGGTCCGCCAGGCCGTCAGCCGGCACCCGAGCACCGGTGAGACCGTGTGGTTCAACCACGCCCACCTCTGGCACATCTCCACCCTGCCCGCCGAGGTGGCGGAGTACCTGCTCGACGAGTACGGGCCCGAGGGCGTCCCGCGCAACGCGTTCTACGGCGACGGCTCGCCCATCGAGGACGACGCGGTGGAGCTCATCGGTGAGCTGTACAAGGAGGCGGCGGTCTCCCTGCCCTGGGAGCGCGGGGACGTGCTCGTGGTCGACAACTTCCTGGCCACCCACGCCCGCGAGCCGTTCCACGGCGACCGGCGCATCCTCGTCGCCATGTCCGACCTGCATGTGAACCAGGACATCCGGTGA
- a CDS encoding phospholipase D-like domain-containing protein yields MRRRLERLIGTPATELNGLLPLRNGDEIFSAMLASIRSARRTVDMMTFVYWRGAIAREFAAALADRARAGVRVRLLLDGFGSRLIEQDLLDAMARAGVHVAWFRRPLWLSPFKQNHRCHRKVLVVDETTAFTGGVGIAEEWSGDARHEAEWRETHFRVRGPAVDGIAAAFVQNWAECHDTLFDDRDRFVEHRPEGRAVVQVVRGSASVGWQDVRTLLRVVLESAETRIRLTTAYFAPDAYFAELLKAAARRGVEVEILVPGRRTDKPVCRLAGQRLYAGLLDAGVRIWEYRPSMMHAKVLTMDGTLSLVGSANFNRRSLDHDEEVVLAVLDEELTATLDGHFDQDRSLSERVDATVWSARSPLQRLAEQSVVPIRRFL; encoded by the coding sequence ATGCGGCGTCGCCTGGAGCGGCTGATCGGTACCCCGGCCACCGAACTCAACGGCCTGCTGCCGCTGCGCAACGGCGACGAGATCTTTTCGGCGATGCTGGCGAGCATCCGCTCGGCCCGCCGGACCGTCGACATGATGACCTTCGTGTACTGGCGGGGCGCGATCGCCCGCGAGTTCGCGGCCGCTCTCGCGGACCGCGCCCGGGCCGGCGTCCGGGTACGGCTGCTGCTCGACGGCTTCGGCAGCCGCCTCATCGAACAGGACCTGCTGGACGCGATGGCCCGGGCCGGGGTCCATGTGGCCTGGTTCCGCAGGCCGTTGTGGCTGTCGCCGTTCAAGCAGAACCACCGCTGTCACCGCAAGGTCCTCGTCGTCGACGAGACGACCGCGTTCACCGGTGGGGTGGGCATCGCCGAGGAGTGGTCCGGCGACGCGCGACACGAGGCCGAGTGGCGCGAGACGCACTTCCGGGTGCGCGGGCCCGCCGTCGACGGCATCGCGGCCGCGTTCGTCCAGAACTGGGCCGAGTGCCACGACACCCTCTTCGACGACCGGGACCGTTTCGTCGAGCACCGGCCGGAGGGACGGGCCGTCGTCCAGGTGGTCCGGGGCTCGGCGAGCGTCGGCTGGCAGGACGTCCGCACGCTGCTGCGGGTGGTCCTCGAATCGGCGGAGACCAGGATTCGGCTGACCACGGCCTACTTCGCCCCCGACGCGTACTTCGCCGAGCTGCTCAAGGCCGCCGCCCGGCGCGGCGTCGAGGTGGAGATCCTCGTCCCCGGCCGCCGCACCGACAAGCCCGTCTGCCGACTGGCCGGGCAGCGCCTCTACGCGGGCCTGCTCGACGCCGGGGTACGGATCTGGGAGTACAGGCCGTCGATGATGCACGCCAAGGTGCTCACCATGGACGGCACGCTCTCCCTCGTCGGCTCGGCCAACTTCAACCGGCGCTCCCTCGACCACGACGAGGAGGTCGTGCTCGCGGTCCTGGACGAGGAGCTGACCGCCACTCTGGACGGCCACTTCGACCAGGACCGCTCGCTCAGCGAGCGTGTCGACGCCACCGTGTGGTCCGCGCGTTCGCCGCTCCAGCGGCTGGCGGAACAGTCGGTGGTCCCCATCCGCCGCTTCCTCTAG
- a CDS encoding amino acid adenylation domain-containing protein — protein MSTPFSPEQLRLLDKLLDEAGAGRAADRIPRRGGDPTRAELSFGQERLYVVERMQPGSAMYVGSGALRLRGDLDAEALRRSLEFLIDRHEVLRTGIEEQGDRVEQVVHPAGSFPLELPVREVTGDGVTAEVTRTASEGFDLAKPPLLRAALLKVTDAEEPEWVLVLCVHHIVVDGWSLGLLMGELGAAYAALAGGEEPKLLEPSLQYADFAVWQRERGEQGVLDEQLDFWRAELADLPANDVPTDRPRPADRSYAGATAPITLPPELVARLRGLTDEAQATLFAALVAAWSTVLGRWSGDEDVIVGTPMAGRRRAELEDVVGFFVNTLPLRVRQEPGDTFRSLLLRARDVCNRAQEHQDVPFERIVHELKADRDVSGQTALARHWLALHNTPPVAFSAPGLDCQVLPALVGTVRCDLSVQLAPDGEGGLAGWLEYSTELYDRATAGRLASALETVLAAGAAHPDRPVDTLPVLGDTELTQVVREFSNADTEELTGPALPQWFEAQVDATPDAVAVEIDGTGESLTYAELDRRANQVAHLLAERGIGSEDRVAVCLHRGAELLPAVLGVFKAGAVYLPLDPDYPKARLDQLVEDGTPALVVTTADLVGHFPGQRRLDISGSEVARRPGHRPEPARTAADSAAYVLFTSGSTGRPKGVVNTHRGLLNRLHGMQRDYRLAAGDRVLQKTPLGFDVSLWELLWPLVTGATVVSARPGGHRDVEYLHEVLDRHRITLCHFVPSMLAAFLDGPDGGHDSLRVLLSGGEELPAALAERTLGRYPNAELHNQYGPTEAVIDVTAGRIAAAPGGRVPIGRPVPGVQLYVLDTAGRPQPVGVPGQLYIGGAQTARGYLGRPGQTAASFVPHPFATGQRLYATGDLVCWRPDGTIEFRGRADNQVKIRGNRVETGEIEAVLRAHPDLTGALVTARPDEDGQPQLVGYVTGDARVPALQEYLRERLPEAMVPAHLMVLDGWPLGDHGKLDLSALPRPDGTRQAVGPEHTAPRTPTEEAVTEICAELLKVEKLGVYDSFFDLGGHSLLAIRAIARIRSNLGVGLRIGQFLQAPTVAALAVLVDEQLQAQRDGDQQDGATPPAAAPIPRIDRSAYRG, from the coding sequence TTGAGCACCCCGTTCTCGCCCGAGCAGCTGCGGCTCCTCGACAAGCTGCTGGATGAAGCCGGCGCCGGCCGGGCCGCGGACCGCATCCCGCGCCGCGGCGGCGACCCGACCCGCGCCGAACTGTCCTTCGGGCAGGAGCGCCTCTACGTCGTCGAGCGGATGCAGCCCGGCTCCGCCATGTACGTCGGCTCCGGTGCGCTGCGGCTGCGCGGCGACCTGGACGCCGAGGCGCTGCGGCGCTCCCTGGAGTTCCTGATCGACCGCCACGAGGTCCTGCGGACGGGCATCGAGGAGCAGGGCGACCGGGTCGAGCAGGTCGTCCACCCGGCCGGCAGCTTCCCCCTGGAGCTTCCGGTCCGGGAGGTCACCGGCGACGGCGTGACGGCCGAGGTGACCCGGACCGCCTCCGAGGGGTTCGACCTCGCGAAGCCGCCGCTGCTGCGCGCCGCCCTGCTGAAGGTGACCGACGCCGAGGAGCCCGAGTGGGTCCTCGTCCTGTGCGTGCACCACATCGTCGTCGACGGCTGGTCGCTCGGCCTGCTGATGGGCGAACTGGGAGCCGCCTACGCCGCGCTGGCCGGCGGCGAGGAGCCCAAGCTGCTCGAACCCTCCCTCCAGTACGCCGACTTCGCCGTCTGGCAGCGGGAGCGAGGGGAGCAGGGAGTCCTCGACGAGCAGCTGGACTTCTGGCGCGCGGAGCTCGCCGACCTGCCCGCCAACGACGTACCGACCGACCGGCCCCGCCCGGCGGACCGCAGCTACGCGGGCGCCACCGCCCCCATCACCCTTCCGCCCGAGCTGGTCGCCCGGCTGCGCGGGCTCACCGACGAGGCCCAGGCCACCCTCTTCGCGGCGCTGGTCGCCGCCTGGTCGACGGTGCTCGGCCGCTGGTCGGGCGACGAGGACGTGATCGTCGGCACCCCGATGGCCGGCCGCCGTCGCGCCGAACTCGAGGACGTCGTCGGCTTCTTCGTGAACACCCTGCCGCTGCGCGTACGTCAGGAGCCGGGCGACACGTTCCGCTCCCTGCTGCTGCGCGCCCGTGACGTGTGCAACCGTGCGCAGGAGCACCAGGACGTTCCCTTCGAGCGGATCGTCCACGAGCTCAAGGCCGATCGCGACGTCTCCGGCCAGACCGCGCTGGCGCGCCACTGGCTGGCCCTGCACAACACGCCCCCGGTGGCCTTCTCCGCCCCCGGCCTCGACTGCCAGGTCCTGCCCGCCCTGGTCGGCACCGTGCGCTGCGACCTCTCCGTCCAGCTCGCGCCGGACGGCGAGGGCGGCCTCGCGGGCTGGCTGGAGTACTCCACCGAGCTGTACGACCGGGCCACCGCCGGCCGCCTGGCGTCCGCCCTCGAGACCGTCCTCGCCGCCGGCGCGGCCCACCCCGACCGGCCGGTCGACACCCTCCCGGTCCTCGGCGACACCGAACTGACCCAGGTGGTGCGGGAGTTCAGCAACGCCGACACCGAGGAGCTGACCGGCCCCGCGCTGCCGCAGTGGTTCGAGGCGCAGGTCGACGCCACCCCCGACGCCGTCGCCGTGGAGATCGACGGCACCGGTGAGAGCCTCACCTACGCCGAGCTGGACCGTCGCGCCAACCAGGTGGCCCACCTGCTGGCCGAACGGGGCATCGGGTCCGAGGACCGGGTCGCGGTCTGTCTGCACCGCGGTGCCGAACTGCTCCCCGCCGTCCTCGGCGTGTTCAAGGCCGGCGCGGTCTACCTGCCGCTCGACCCCGACTACCCCAAGGCGCGTCTCGACCAGCTCGTCGAGGACGGCACCCCCGCCCTCGTCGTCACCACCGCCGACCTCGTCGGCCACTTCCCGGGGCAGCGACGCCTGGACATCTCCGGCAGCGAGGTGGCACGCAGGCCCGGCCACCGCCCGGAGCCCGCCCGCACGGCCGCGGACTCCGCCGCGTACGTCCTGTTCACCTCCGGCTCGACCGGCCGGCCCAAGGGTGTCGTGAACACCCACCGGGGCCTGCTCAACCGCCTGCACGGCATGCAGCGCGACTACCGGCTCGCCGCAGGCGACCGGGTGCTGCAGAAGACCCCGCTCGGCTTCGACGTGTCCCTGTGGGAGCTGCTGTGGCCGCTGGTCACCGGCGCCACCGTGGTCAGCGCGCGGCCCGGCGGCCACCGTGACGTCGAGTACCTCCACGAGGTCCTCGACCGGCACCGGATCACCCTGTGCCACTTCGTGCCGTCCATGCTCGCGGCCTTCCTCGACGGCCCCGACGGCGGTCACGACAGCCTCCGCGTGCTGCTCAGCGGCGGCGAGGAGCTGCCGGCCGCCCTCGCCGAACGGACCCTCGGGCGCTACCCGAACGCCGAACTGCACAACCAGTACGGCCCCACCGAGGCCGTCATCGACGTCACCGCCGGGCGGATCGCCGCCGCACCGGGCGGCCGGGTGCCGATCGGCCGCCCCGTCCCGGGCGTGCAGCTGTACGTCCTCGACACCGCCGGCCGCCCCCAGCCGGTCGGCGTACCCGGCCAGCTGTACATCGGCGGCGCCCAGACCGCGCGCGGCTACCTGGGCCGCCCCGGCCAGACCGCGGCGAGCTTCGTCCCCCACCCGTTCGCCACCGGACAGCGGCTGTACGCCACGGGCGACCTGGTCTGCTGGCGGCCCGACGGAACGATCGAGTTCCGCGGCCGCGCCGACAACCAGGTGAAGATCCGCGGCAACCGCGTCGAGACCGGTGAGATCGAGGCCGTCCTGCGCGCCCACCCGGACCTCACCGGCGCCCTGGTCACCGCCCGCCCCGACGAGGATGGACAGCCGCAGCTCGTCGGGTACGTCACCGGCGACGCCCGCGTCCCCGCACTCCAGGAGTACCTGCGCGAGCGTCTCCCCGAAGCCATGGTGCCCGCGCACCTGATGGTCCTCGACGGCTGGCCGCTGGGCGACCACGGCAAGCTGGACCTGTCCGCGCTGCCCCGGCCGGACGGCACCCGCCAGGCCGTCGGCCCCGAGCACACCGCGCCCCGCACCCCCACCGAAGAGGCCGTCACCGAGATCTGCGCGGAGCTTCTCAAGGTCGAGAAGCTCGGGGTGTACGACTCCTTCTTCGACCTGGGCGGCCACTCCCTGCTCGCGATCCGGGCGATCGCCCGGATCCGCTCCAACCTCGGAGTGGGCCTGCGCATCGGCCAGTTCCTCCAGGCGCCGACGGTCGCCGCGCTCGCCGTCCTCGTGGACGAGCAGCTGCAGGCCCAGCGGGACGGCGATCAGCAGGACGGCGCCACGCCGCCCGCCGCGGCGCCCATCCCGCGCATCGACCGCAGCGCGTACCGAGGCTGA
- a CDS encoding TauD/TfdA family dioxygenase: MTLVHDPQAAPAAPQEWEDGRTLPALVRAATPGTDLAAWIRANRPLVDDLAVRAGAVLFRDFAVGGSADFRSVMDALSDRVLEYGERSSPRTEVSDGIYTSTEYPADQHILLHNEQSYTDNWPMRIVFCCEKPATRGGRTPLANSRRVLASLRPETVEKFERLGVQYVRNYIPGISLSWQEAFQTEDPEQVAAYCASAGISVEWVEGGQLRTRQTRPAIHTHPVSGERTWFNHAVFFHITSLPEEVSTGLREALDEEDLPYNTYYGDGTPIEDETLAELRAAFTAETTGFDWEQGDVLVVENMITAHAREPFEGARRILAAMSDPVRADTPEGAADEAEAAA, encoded by the coding sequence ATGACACTCGTGCATGACCCGCAGGCCGCACCGGCCGCGCCCCAGGAATGGGAGGACGGCCGGACGCTGCCGGCGCTCGTCCGCGCGGCCACGCCCGGCACGGATCTCGCCGCCTGGATCCGCGCCAACCGGCCGCTCGTCGACGACCTCGCCGTGCGGGCCGGCGCGGTCCTCTTCCGCGACTTCGCGGTCGGCGGCTCCGCCGATTTCCGCTCCGTGATGGACGCCCTGTCCGACCGGGTGCTGGAGTACGGCGAGCGTTCCTCGCCCCGTACCGAGGTGTCGGACGGCATCTACACGTCCACCGAGTACCCCGCCGACCAGCACATCCTGCTGCACAACGAGCAGTCGTACACGGACAACTGGCCGATGCGGATCGTCTTCTGCTGCGAGAAGCCCGCCACCCGCGGTGGACGCACCCCGCTCGCGAACTCCCGGCGGGTGCTCGCCTCGCTGCGTCCCGAGACGGTCGAGAAGTTCGAGCGTCTCGGCGTGCAGTACGTACGCAACTACATCCCCGGCATCAGCCTGTCCTGGCAGGAGGCGTTCCAGACGGAGGACCCGGAGCAGGTCGCCGCGTACTGCGCGAGCGCCGGAATCTCCGTCGAGTGGGTGGAGGGCGGCCAGCTCCGCACCCGCCAGACCCGCCCCGCGATCCACACCCACCCGGTGAGCGGCGAGCGCACCTGGTTCAACCACGCGGTCTTCTTCCACATCACCTCGTTGCCGGAGGAGGTCAGTACCGGGCTGCGCGAGGCGCTGGACGAGGAGGACCTGCCGTACAACACGTACTACGGCGACGGCACCCCGATCGAGGACGAGACCCTGGCCGAGCTGCGGGCCGCCTTCACCGCCGAGACCACCGGCTTCGACTGGGAGCAGGGCGACGTCCTGGTCGTCGAGAACATGATCACGGCACATGCCCGGGAGCCCTTCGAGGGCGCCCGGCGCATCCTCGCCGCGATGTCCGACCCGGTCCGCGCGGACACCCCCGAGGGCGCCGCCGACGAGGCGGAGGCCGCGGCATGA
- a CDS encoding alpha/beta fold hydrolase, giving the protein MTYPMAGRPAVRVTSPQELWLRSFRPAAASAAVRLVCLPHAGGWASFFRPWTDLLPTAYDHRVVQYPGRESRMADPYVTELHELADQVAEALLPVRDLPLVLFGHSMGASLAYEVARRLEGRGHPLHHLVVSSHGAPGTREPGTVHTLDDAAFLDRIRELGGIDDAVLDHPELLELVLGPLRSDYRLIETYRPRELPVLSCPITAVRGDRETGHTPDQARAWGELTDGDFALITRPGGHFHLKDRPAELIAELLPRLALPTDLEISDDTRA; this is encoded by the coding sequence ATGACGTACCCGATGGCGGGCCGCCCCGCCGTTCGCGTCACCTCCCCGCAGGAGCTGTGGCTGCGCAGCTTCCGGCCGGCCGCCGCTTCCGCGGCGGTCCGGCTGGTCTGCCTGCCGCACGCCGGCGGCTGGGCCAGCTTCTTCCGCCCCTGGACGGACCTGCTGCCCACCGCCTACGACCACCGGGTGGTCCAGTACCCGGGCCGCGAGAGCCGGATGGCCGACCCGTACGTCACCGAGCTCCACGAGCTCGCCGACCAGGTCGCCGAGGCACTGCTCCCGGTGCGCGACCTGCCCCTGGTCCTCTTCGGCCACAGCATGGGCGCCTCGCTCGCCTACGAGGTGGCCCGGCGTCTGGAGGGGCGGGGCCACCCGCTCCACCACCTCGTCGTCTCCAGTCACGGCGCCCCGGGCACCAGGGAGCCCGGCACCGTCCACACCCTGGACGACGCCGCGTTCCTGGACCGGATCAGGGAACTGGGCGGCATCGACGACGCCGTCCTCGACCACCCCGAGCTCCTGGAACTGGTGCTGGGCCCGCTGCGCAGCGACTACCGGCTCATCGAGACGTACCGCCCCCGCGAACTGCCCGTCCTCTCCTGCCCGATCACGGCGGTACGCGGCGACCGGGAGACCGGGCACACCCCGGACCAGGCCCGCGCCTGGGGCGAGCTGACCGACGGCGACTTCGCCCTGATCACCCGGCCCGGCGGCCACTTCCACCTCAAGGACCGGCCGGCCGAGCTGATCGCGGAACTGCTGCCGCGCCTGGCCCTTCCCACCGATCTGGAGATCTCAGATGACACTCGTGCATGA
- a CDS encoding 4'-phosphopantetheinyl transferase superfamily protein produces MTALAHVLPADWPTSLPAPADGAADLWLLRVPESTPAALDLTVLDEHERRRASSFVKDRDRHRYTMAHLTLRRLLGAYLGVPAEAVRFHSEPCPCCGGPHGRPAVARTRTPLHFSLSHGGDLVLVGVASVPIGVDVEALPELEVVAELGAALHHAETREVEAASPEDSRSVFARLWVRKEAYLKGIGTGLGRDLDLDYLGEDPAAGAPPPEWRIVNLLDLPDHAAAAALHTRRTVPPSIRWLDPSSLGSAAEPRPGPPH; encoded by the coding sequence ATGACGGCCCTCGCGCACGTCCTCCCGGCGGACTGGCCCACCTCGCTGCCCGCGCCCGCGGACGGCGCGGCGGATCTGTGGCTCCTGCGCGTCCCCGAGTCCACGCCGGCGGCGCTGGACCTGACGGTCCTCGACGAGCACGAGCGACGCCGGGCGTCCTCCTTCGTCAAGGACCGGGACCGGCACCGCTACACGATGGCGCACCTCACGCTCCGGCGGCTCCTCGGCGCCTATCTGGGGGTGCCCGCGGAAGCGGTGCGCTTCCACTCGGAGCCCTGCCCCTGCTGCGGCGGCCCGCACGGCCGCCCGGCGGTGGCGCGGACCCGTACCCCGCTGCACTTCTCGCTGTCGCACGGCGGCGACCTGGTGCTGGTGGGGGTGGCGTCGGTGCCGATCGGCGTCGACGTGGAGGCGCTCCCCGAACTGGAGGTCGTCGCCGAACTCGGCGCCGCCCTGCACCACGCGGAGACGCGCGAGGTGGAGGCGGCGTCGCCGGAGGACAGCCGCTCGGTCTTCGCCCGCCTCTGGGTCCGCAAGGAGGCCTATCTGAAGGGCATCGGCACCGGTCTCGGACGGGACCTCGACCTGGACTACCTGGGCGAGGACCCCGCGGCGGGCGCACCGCCGCCGGAGTGGCGGATCGTCAACCTTCTCGACCTGCCCGACCACGCGGCCGCCGCCGCGCTCCACACCCGGCGCACCGTCCCGCCCAGCATCCGCTGGCTGGATCCCTCGTCCCTCGGGTCGGCGGCGGAACCCCGCCCCGGACCCCCGCATTGA